A window of Aeromicrobium sp. Root236 contains these coding sequences:
- a CDS encoding ATP-dependent DNA helicase gives MPEYVLQRPSAASSTPPVLDESQQAVLDHFSSGGGPLQVLAGPGAGKTTALVELVVDRVENGGLSPDQILVLTFSRKAAQEIRSRIARRLARTTSTTPAMTFHAFCYALLRAEQSPTDFANPIRLLSAPENDAMISEVLAGVDAEQWPAVLRPALRTRGLASELRSLIASARALGMDDADLAQVANRTDRDDWKSAARFFDEVTAVAALANTIDHTDLIFAVVNALKDPEVRDRWRAKLALVVVDEYQDTDPLQVELLQALAGDGRDLVVVGDPYQSIYGFRGADVRGIVEFPDAFATAAGPAPRLTLAYTNRYGDNIAAAVRSIVDNKGALGAVDGSAYAALRNPTSKVDDPGIVDVRTFSTPTAEAEHIALMLREAHLHDHVPWRDMAVLVRSGAHLTRMQRAMVASSVPVEVAGDELPLAVEPAVRTLLSALHAADSLSRGETLTPDVAHALLTGPLGHLDAAGVRRLGRTLRKADAADGQTPRASRILIAEALGDPTHLATLEVQGPPARAVEAATRLSELLLKAAEQIKDGDPAEQVLWTVWDGTRWPARLQTEAEGDGDGSARANHDLDAVCALFAEAARAEEREAHRSVAEVARALEAQQIPASSIAQSGDSGDAVQLMTAHRSKGLEWPLVVVAGVQDGEWPDLRARGSLLQGDRLSPDGVLPPPSPWTAAAEERRLFYVACSRARSRLVVTAVASGSDEGDQPSRFVGELHAHLLGAAVRTLPEAEPRPRRSLSLRGAIAELRRIGESTDDEAVRARVAAQLARLAEHPSGRSAHPDRWWGLAERTTNDEPVRDPAEALRLSGSQMNTLTKCALQWFAGHEAKGDRGTSAAQGFGSIVHALAAEAVRSGVEPDVAELSAHLDAVWDALGLAPWISVRERREAVEALEKFAQWHRANPREVLAVEHPFDVTIDIDGRGARFIGSMDRVERDDDGIHVVDFKTSKTPMTAKDAAVNAQLGVYQLAVDAGALDELAPGDGPAGAELVYLRTSTKSAATRTQPGAPEGTTTAREQVTEAVRLIDAEEFAATVGGACGYCAFKRICPAHDEGASILIEEKP, from the coding sequence ATGCCTGAGTACGTCCTGCAGCGGCCGAGCGCCGCGTCGAGCACCCCGCCGGTGCTCGACGAGAGCCAGCAGGCCGTGCTCGACCACTTCTCCTCCGGCGGCGGCCCGCTGCAGGTCCTGGCCGGGCCGGGTGCGGGCAAGACCACGGCGCTCGTCGAGCTGGTCGTCGACCGGGTCGAGAACGGCGGTCTGAGCCCCGACCAGATCCTGGTCCTCACGTTCAGCCGCAAGGCCGCACAGGAGATCCGGTCGCGGATCGCACGGCGCCTCGCCCGCACCACCAGCACGACGCCGGCGATGACCTTCCACGCGTTCTGCTACGCCCTCCTGCGGGCCGAGCAGTCGCCGACCGACTTCGCCAACCCGATCCGCCTGCTCAGTGCGCCTGAGAACGACGCCATGATCTCCGAGGTCCTGGCAGGCGTCGACGCCGAGCAGTGGCCCGCCGTCCTGCGGCCGGCGCTGCGCACCCGGGGGCTGGCCTCCGAGCTGCGTTCGCTCATCGCCTCGGCCCGCGCGCTGGGCATGGACGATGCCGACCTGGCCCAGGTGGCCAACCGCACCGATCGCGACGACTGGAAGTCGGCCGCCCGGTTCTTCGACGAGGTCACCGCCGTGGCGGCGCTGGCCAACACGATCGACCACACCGACCTGATCTTCGCGGTGGTCAACGCCCTCAAGGATCCCGAGGTACGCGACCGGTGGCGGGCCAAGCTCGCCCTGGTCGTGGTCGACGAATATCAAGACACCGACCCGCTCCAGGTCGAGCTCCTGCAGGCGCTGGCTGGCGACGGTCGTGACCTCGTGGTCGTGGGCGACCCCTACCAGTCGATCTACGGCTTCCGCGGTGCCGACGTGCGCGGCATCGTCGAGTTCCCTGACGCGTTCGCCACTGCCGCCGGCCCGGCGCCACGGCTGACCCTCGCCTACACCAATCGCTACGGCGACAACATCGCCGCGGCCGTGAGGTCGATCGTCGACAACAAGGGCGCCCTCGGCGCTGTCGACGGATCGGCCTACGCCGCCCTGCGCAACCCCACCAGCAAGGTCGACGACCCGGGCATCGTCGACGTGCGGACGTTCTCCACGCCGACGGCGGAGGCTGAGCACATCGCGCTGATGCTCCGCGAGGCCCACCTGCACGACCACGTCCCGTGGCGTGACATGGCGGTCCTCGTCCGGTCCGGTGCCCATCTGACCCGGATGCAGCGCGCGATGGTCGCCTCCAGCGTGCCGGTCGAGGTGGCCGGCGACGAGCTCCCGCTGGCGGTCGAGCCGGCCGTACGCACGCTGCTGTCCGCTCTGCACGCCGCCGACTCGTTGAGCCGCGGCGAGACGCTCACCCCCGATGTGGCCCACGCGCTGCTGACCGGCCCGCTGGGGCACCTCGACGCAGCCGGCGTCCGGCGCCTCGGTCGTACGCTCCGCAAGGCCGATGCCGCCGACGGCCAGACGCCCAGGGCGTCCCGGATCCTCATCGCCGAGGCGCTGGGCGACCCGACGCATCTGGCCACGTTGGAGGTGCAGGGGCCGCCGGCCCGTGCCGTCGAGGCCGCGACCAGGCTCAGCGAGCTGCTCCTCAAGGCGGCTGAGCAGATCAAGGACGGCGACCCGGCCGAGCAGGTGCTGTGGACGGTGTGGGACGGCACGAGGTGGCCCGCACGGTTGCAGACAGAGGCCGAGGGCGACGGCGACGGCAGTGCCCGGGCCAATCACGACCTCGACGCGGTGTGCGCGCTGTTCGCCGAGGCGGCCCGCGCCGAGGAGCGCGAGGCGCACCGCTCCGTGGCCGAGGTGGCCCGTGCCCTCGAGGCCCAGCAGATCCCCGCGAGCTCGATCGCCCAGAGCGGCGACTCGGGCGATGCGGTGCAGCTCATGACCGCGCACCGGTCCAAGGGACTCGAGTGGCCGCTGGTGGTGGTGGCGGGCGTGCAGGACGGCGAGTGGCCGGACCTGCGGGCACGCGGCAGCCTGCTGCAGGGCGACCGGCTCTCACCCGATGGCGTCCTGCCTCCGCCGTCGCCCTGGACCGCGGCGGCGGAGGAGCGGCGCCTGTTCTACGTGGCGTGCAGCCGGGCCCGGTCCCGGCTCGTCGTCACGGCGGTCGCCAGCGGATCCGACGAGGGAGACCAGCCCTCGCGGTTCGTCGGCGAGCTGCACGCGCACCTCCTCGGCGCGGCCGTCCGTACGCTCCCGGAGGCGGAGCCGCGCCCCCGCCGCTCCCTGTCGCTGCGTGGTGCGATCGCCGAGCTGCGCCGCATCGGCGAGTCCACCGATGACGAGGCCGTCCGCGCCCGGGTCGCCGCCCAGCTGGCCCGGCTCGCCGAGCACCCCTCCGGTCGCTCCGCGCACCCCGACCGCTGGTGGGGCCTGGCCGAGCGCACCACCAACGACGAACCGGTGCGTGACCCGGCCGAGGCGTTGCGGCTGTCCGGCAGCCAGATGAACACGCTCACCAAGTGCGCCCTGCAGTGGTTCGCCGGGCACGAGGCCAAGGGCGACCGGGGCACCTCGGCAGCGCAGGGATTCGGGTCCATCGTCCACGCCCTGGCGGCCGAAGCGGTTCGCAGCGGCGTCGAGCCCGATGTGGCCGAGCTGTCGGCACACCTCGATGCGGTGTGGGACGCGCTGGGTCTCGCGCCGTGGATCAGCGTCCGGGAGCGGCGCGAGGCGGTCGAGGCGCTCGAGAAGTTCGCCCAGTGGCACCGGGCCAACCCGCGCGAGGTGCTCGCCGTCGAGCACCCCTTCGACGTCACGATCGACATCGACGGCCGCGGGGCCAGGTTCATCGGTTCGATGGACCGCGTCGAGCGCGACGACGACGGCATCCACGTCGTGGACTTCAAGACCTCCAAGACCCCCATGACCGCCAAGGACGCGGCCGTCAACGCTCAGCTGGGTGTCTATCAGCTGGCCGTCGATGCCGGCGCCCTCGACGAGCTCGCTCCGGGTGACGGTCCGGCCGGCGCCGAGCTCGTCTACCTGCGCACCAGCACCAAGTCAGCCGCGACTCGCACCCAGCCCGGCGCCCCTGAGGGCACGACGACTGCCCGCGAGCAGGTCACCGAGGCGGTCCGCCTGATCGATGCCGAGGAGTTCGCCGCGACGGTCGGTGGGGCATGCGGCTACTGCGCGTTCAAGCGCATCTGCCCGGCACACGACGAAGGCGCGTCGATCCTCATCGAGGAGAAGCCATGA
- a CDS encoding MGMT family protein has protein sequence MDREFVERVLDLVERIPVGRAVSYGAIAEHLAAGYGPRYVGRVMAMEGQAVPWWRVVRADGAMAPPLMPEAQLHWLEESTPVRNGRVDMKNALWDFAD, from the coding sequence ATGGATCGTGAGTTCGTCGAGCGGGTGCTCGACCTCGTGGAGCGGATCCCGGTCGGCCGGGCCGTCTCGTACGGCGCGATCGCCGAGCACCTCGCCGCCGGCTACGGTCCGCGCTACGTCGGACGGGTCATGGCGATGGAGGGCCAGGCCGTGCCGTGGTGGCGCGTCGTCCGCGCCGACGGGGCGATGGCTCCGCCGCTGATGCCCGAGGCGCAGCTGCACTGGCTCGAGGAGAGCACACCCGTACGCAACGGCCGGGTCGACATGAAGAACGCCCTGTGGGACTTCGCCGACTGA
- the moeZ gene encoding adenylyltransferase/sulfurtransferase MoeZ, whose translation MVAPLVEPADELTIDEVRRYSRHLIIPDVGMTGQKRLKNAKVLVIGAGGLGSPALLYLAAAGVGTLGIIDDDVVDESNLQRQVIHGQSDIDKPKVDSAAESVAEINPYVNVIKHHVRLDTDNVLEIFADYDLILDGTDNFATRYLVNDAAVLLNKPYVWGSIYRFEGQVSVFWAQEGPQYRDLYPEPPPPGMVPSCAEGGVLGVLCASIGSIMVTEAIKLITGIGDPLIGRLMVYDALEMRYSTLNIRRDPTGQPITGLMDDYEAFCGAISEEAADAAADSTISVTTLDGWLKERNDGGRDFVLVDVREPGEYEINKIPGSILIPKGEFLNGNALEQLPDDKQIVLHCKSGVRSAEALAVLKGAGYKDSVHVGGGVVAWVNQIDPSQPSY comes from the coding sequence GTGGTCGCCCCACTCGTGGAACCCGCCGACGAACTGACCATCGACGAGGTACGCCGCTACAGCCGGCACCTCATCATCCCCGACGTCGGGATGACGGGTCAGAAGCGGCTCAAGAACGCCAAGGTCCTCGTGATCGGCGCCGGCGGCCTCGGCAGCCCGGCGCTGCTCTACCTCGCCGCCGCGGGCGTGGGCACGCTCGGCATCATCGATGACGACGTCGTCGACGAGTCCAACCTGCAGCGCCAGGTCATCCACGGGCAGTCCGACATCGACAAGCCCAAGGTCGACTCGGCTGCGGAGTCGGTCGCGGAGATCAACCCGTACGTCAACGTGATCAAGCACCACGTGCGGCTCGACACCGACAACGTGCTGGAGATCTTCGCCGACTACGACCTGATCCTCGACGGCACCGACAACTTCGCGACGCGCTACCTCGTCAACGACGCTGCGGTGCTGCTCAACAAGCCGTACGTGTGGGGCTCGATCTACCGGTTCGAGGGCCAGGTGTCGGTGTTCTGGGCGCAGGAGGGGCCGCAGTACCGCGACCTCTACCCCGAGCCGCCGCCGCCGGGCATGGTCCCGTCGTGCGCCGAGGGCGGCGTGCTGGGCGTGCTGTGCGCGTCGATCGGCTCGATCATGGTGACCGAGGCGATCAAGCTGATCACCGGCATCGGCGACCCGCTGATCGGCCGGCTGATGGTGTACGACGCGCTCGAGATGCGCTACTCGACGCTCAACATCCGCCGCGACCCGACCGGCCAGCCGATCACCGGGCTGATGGACGACTACGAGGCGTTCTGCGGCGCGATCAGCGAGGAGGCTGCGGACGCGGCCGCCGACTCGACGATCTCGGTGACGACGCTCGACGGCTGGCTCAAGGAGCGCAACGACGGCGGGCGCGACTTCGTGCTGGTCGACGTACGCGAGCCGGGTGAGTACGAGATCAACAAGATCCCGGGCTCGATCCTGATCCCCAAGGGCGAGTTCCTCAACGGCAACGCGCTGGAGCAGCTGCCCGACGACAAGCAGATCGTCCTGCACTGCAAGTCCGGCGTACGTTCGGCCGAGGCGCTCGCGGTGCTCAAGGGTGCCGGCTACAAGGACTCCGTGCACGTGGGCGGCGGCGTCGTCGCCTGGGTCAACCAGATCGACCCCAGCCAGCCCTCGTACTGA
- a CDS encoding TetR/AcrR family transcriptional regulator, translating to MGLVTETTPLRPRTSRLPRTARRAQLLEVALEVFVEQGYHSASMDEIAERAGVSKPVLYQHFPGKLDLYLALLETSCDTVIDGVKTALASTSDNRKRVQATMELWYDYVADQGAAFRLVFESDLTSDPSVREQIDRVIEDSAAAIAEVIREDTGLPVAASHLLAVSLVGMGHVGARNWLSQDSSLTRSEAVQLVAGLAWRGIGGFPRNEDDIKGDE from the coding sequence CTGGGGCTCGTGACCGAAACCACCCCGCTGCGTCCGCGCACGAGCCGCCTGCCGCGCACCGCGCGCCGCGCTCAGCTGCTGGAGGTCGCGCTCGAGGTGTTCGTCGAGCAGGGCTACCACTCCGCGTCGATGGATGAGATCGCCGAGCGCGCGGGCGTCTCCAAGCCCGTGCTCTACCAGCACTTCCCCGGCAAGCTCGATCTCTACCTCGCGCTGCTCGAGACGTCGTGCGACACCGTGATCGACGGCGTCAAGACCGCTCTCGCGTCGACGTCCGACAACCGCAAGCGCGTCCAGGCGACGATGGAGCTCTGGTACGACTACGTCGCCGACCAGGGCGCCGCGTTCCGGCTCGTGTTCGAGTCCGACCTCACGAGCGACCCGTCCGTACGCGAGCAGATCGACCGCGTCATCGAGGACTCTGCCGCCGCGATCGCCGAGGTCATCCGCGAGGACACCGGCCTGCCGGTCGCCGCGTCGCACCTGCTGGCCGTCAGCCTCGTGGGCATGGGTCATGTCGGCGCCCGCAACTGGCTCTCGCAGGACTCGAGCCTGACCCGCAGCGAAGCCGTCCAGCTCGTCGCCGGCCTCGCCTGGCGCGGCATCGGCGGATTCCCCCGCAACGAAGATGACATCAAAGGAGATGAGTGA
- a CDS encoding DUF3107 domain-containing protein → MTVEVKIGVQHAARELSVATESTPDAVLKALETAMKDDAVFTLTDTKGRTVAVPASKVAYLDFTSDLGRKVGFGLAASEAVTAAAK, encoded by the coding sequence GTGACCGTGGAGGTCAAGATCGGCGTGCAGCACGCCGCCCGTGAGCTGTCGGTGGCAACCGAGTCGACACCCGACGCCGTGCTCAAGGCACTGGAGACGGCGATGAAGGACGACGCCGTGTTCACCCTGACCGACACCAAGGGTCGTACGGTCGCGGTCCCAGCCAGCAAGGTCGCCTACCTCGACTTCACGTCAGACCTCGGCCGCAAGGTCGGTTTCGGTCTCGCCGCGAGCGAAGCCGTCACCGCCGCTGCGAAGTAG
- a CDS encoding GrpB family protein, protein MADDATEYLLPPTRVDGTIELREYDPQWPATFEGLATGIRTALGPVATAVEHVGSTSVPGLPAKPIIDINLLVVDSADEQAYVPALEQLGYVLHLREPGWHEHRLLRLDDPRVNLHVFTAGSPEHDRMITFRDRLRTDPASFERYLATKQRLAGQHWEHVQDYADEKSTVVEQILSDS, encoded by the coding sequence ATGGCCGACGACGCCACCGAGTACCTCCTGCCACCCACGCGCGTCGACGGCACGATCGAGCTGCGCGAGTACGACCCGCAGTGGCCCGCGACGTTCGAGGGCCTCGCGACCGGCATCCGCACGGCGCTGGGCCCCGTCGCCACGGCGGTCGAGCACGTCGGCTCGACCTCGGTGCCGGGGCTGCCGGCCAAGCCGATCATCGACATCAACCTGCTCGTCGTGGACAGCGCCGACGAGCAGGCGTACGTGCCGGCGCTCGAGCAGCTCGGCTACGTGCTGCACCTCCGCGAGCCCGGCTGGCACGAGCATCGGCTCCTGCGGCTGGACGACCCCCGGGTCAACCTGCACGTCTTCACCGCCGGCTCCCCCGAGCACGACCGCATGATCACGTTCCGCGACCGCCTACGCACCGACCCGGCGTCGTTCGAGCGCTATCTCGCGACCAAGCAACGCCTCGCGGGCCAGCACTGGGAGCACGTCCAGGACTACGCCGACGAGAAATCCACGGTCGTCGAGCAGATCCTGTCGGATTCCTAG
- a CDS encoding YciI family protein, whose product MKYLMMVVSDPEAADRPADPAVDEVEDWVSRNDAAGKRVIGERLRPPEAATTVRRRGGELLVTDGPFTESREWIAGFDVLECDDLDEAIAIAATHPMVAAGTIELRPFWPFDEA is encoded by the coding sequence ATGAAGTACTTGATGATGGTCGTCAGTGATCCTGAGGCCGCAGACCGGCCGGCCGACCCAGCCGTTGACGAGGTCGAGGACTGGGTCTCCAGGAACGACGCGGCCGGCAAACGGGTGATCGGTGAACGACTCCGCCCGCCGGAGGCCGCCACGACCGTCCGCCGCCGTGGTGGTGAGCTGCTCGTCACGGACGGGCCGTTCACCGAGAGCCGCGAGTGGATCGCCGGCTTCGACGTCCTCGAGTGCGACGACCTCGACGAGGCCATCGCGATCGCGGCGACGCACCCGATGGTTGCTGCCGGGACGATCGAGCTGCGGCCGTTCTGGCCGTTCGACGAGGCCTGA
- a CDS encoding RNA polymerase sigma factor → MPAGGGVTGEDVGRALADALAEQRLRIVASLIRTTGDWDLAEDVVSDAAERALLTWPRDGIPANPAAWLTATARRRAIDVLRRVQVERGKLAEAAAIEELTDDYADPSPMGDDRLRLVFTCCHPALALEARVALTLKVVSGLPTEAIGRAFLTTEATMGQRLLRAKNKIAHAGIPYRVPTDDLAERIDGVLAVVYLVFTEGYATSVRSLADEAIRLGRLLVALLPDSDETRALLALMLLQHSRRDAREVDGERVTLEHQDRSLWHHDEIEEALALLRRRWTVRGPYAVQADIAAVHATARSADRTDWPAIVALYDELLGIADSPVIALNRAVAVGMSDGALAGLAALESAAEDSRLAGHYLVAAARGDLLSRAGLQEEALIAVERAIDLAPTEQERRQLEQRAAELRRS, encoded by the coding sequence ATGCCGGCCGGCGGGGGCGTGACCGGCGAGGACGTCGGTCGCGCCCTCGCCGACGCGTTGGCGGAGCAACGGCTGCGGATCGTCGCCTCCCTCATCCGTACGACCGGTGACTGGGACCTCGCCGAGGACGTGGTGTCCGACGCTGCGGAGCGGGCGCTGTTGACCTGGCCGCGTGACGGCATACCGGCCAACCCCGCCGCGTGGCTGACCGCGACGGCTCGACGGCGCGCCATCGACGTGCTGCGACGGGTGCAGGTCGAACGGGGCAAGCTGGCGGAGGCGGCCGCGATCGAGGAGCTGACCGACGACTACGCCGATCCGTCGCCGATGGGTGACGACCGGCTCAGACTGGTCTTCACGTGCTGCCACCCCGCTCTCGCGCTCGAGGCCCGGGTGGCGCTGACGCTCAAGGTCGTCTCAGGGCTGCCGACCGAGGCGATCGGCCGGGCGTTCCTCACCACGGAGGCCACGATGGGGCAGCGGCTCCTGCGCGCCAAGAACAAGATCGCGCACGCCGGGATCCCCTACCGCGTACCGACCGATGACCTCGCCGAGCGCATCGACGGCGTGCTGGCGGTCGTCTATCTCGTCTTCACCGAGGGGTATGCGACAAGCGTCCGCTCCCTCGCCGACGAGGCCATCCGGCTCGGCCGGCTGCTCGTCGCGCTGCTGCCGGACTCTGACGAGACGCGCGCGCTGCTGGCGCTGATGCTGCTGCAACACTCGCGGCGCGATGCCCGCGAGGTCGACGGCGAGCGGGTGACGCTCGAGCACCAGGACCGTTCGCTCTGGCACCACGACGAGATCGAGGAGGCCCTCGCGTTGCTCCGTCGCCGCTGGACCGTGCGGGGTCCGTATGCCGTGCAGGCCGACATCGCCGCGGTGCACGCGACGGCGCGGTCGGCGGACCGGACGGACTGGCCCGCGATCGTCGCGCTGTACGACGAGCTGCTCGGCATCGCCGACTCGCCGGTGATCGCGCTCAACCGGGCGGTGGCCGTCGGGATGAGCGACGGCGCACTCGCCGGACTCGCGGCGTTGGAGTCGGCGGCGGAGGACTCGCGACTGGCCGGGCACTACCTCGTCGCCGCCGCACGTGGTGACCTGCTGAGCCGCGCAGGGCTGCAGGAGGAGGCGCTGATCGCCGTCGAGCGGGCGATCGACCTCGCGCCGACCGAACAGGAGCGCCGTCAGCTCGAGCAGCGCGCCGCGGAGCTCAGGCGTTCCTGA
- a CDS encoding ferritin-like fold-containing protein, translated as MASKNDPPPSTLDDPVYRTGVIELLGILAYGEISACERLAEDAKMAPDLKTKVEIAAMATAEFGHFEKLRDRLVQLGEDPYEAMQEFATIFERFHRQTTPSDWLEGLVKAYVGDGLAADFYREIAAYLDPETRSLVLDTLSGTGHSDFVVDAVRGAIDEDPRVGGRLALWGRRLMGEALSQAQTVVAERDALSTVLVGGVDHPGMDLAGIGRMFTRLTEAHAARMEKLGLAA; from the coding sequence ATGGCTTCCAAGAACGATCCGCCGCCCTCCACGTTGGACGATCCGGTCTACCGGACGGGGGTGATCGAGCTGCTGGGCATCCTCGCGTACGGCGAGATCAGCGCCTGTGAACGCCTCGCCGAGGACGCCAAGATGGCGCCGGACCTCAAGACCAAGGTCGAGATCGCGGCAATGGCGACGGCCGAGTTCGGGCACTTCGAGAAGCTGCGCGACCGGCTCGTCCAGCTCGGCGAGGACCCGTACGAGGCGATGCAGGAGTTCGCGACGATCTTCGAGCGGTTCCACCGCCAGACGACGCCGTCGGACTGGCTCGAAGGGCTCGTCAAGGCGTACGTCGGCGACGGCCTGGCGGCCGACTTCTATCGCGAGATCGCGGCCTACCTCGACCCCGAGACCCGGTCGCTCGTGCTCGACACGTTGAGCGGCACGGGCCACTCCGACTTCGTCGTCGACGCCGTGCGCGGTGCGATCGACGAGGACCCGCGAGTCGGCGGGCGGCTCGCCCTGTGGGGCCGGCGGCTGATGGGCGAGGCGCTCAGCCAGGCGCAGACCGTCGTCGCCGAGCGCGATGCGCTGAGCACCGTGCTGGTCGGCGGCGTCGACCATCCCGGCATGGACCTGGCCGGCATCGGCCGGATGTTCACCCGGCTCACCGAGGCCCACGCCGCCCGCATGGAGAAGCTGGGGCTCGCCGCCTGA
- a CDS encoding DEAD/DEAH box helicase, with the protein MPEIADALSDVGIQEAFPIQEMTLGVALMGTDLIGQARTGTGKTLAFGIPVIQRTVAPHDADYDQIVAGKPQALIVAPTRELAIQVASDIEIASKKRGTRNLTIYGGVPYESQLDALKAGVDIVVGTPGRLLDLANRGALDLSHVKSLVLDEADEMLDLGFLPDVESLLAKTPETRQTMLFSATMPGAIVGLARKHMRHPMNIRAESGEDTQMVPATAQFVWQAHEMDKAEIVGRILQADDVGKVLVFTRTKRTAQRVADELIDRGFPASPLHGDMAQPAREKALTRFREGKINILVATDVAARGIDVAGITHVINYNCPEDDKTYVHRIGRTGRAGASGIAVTFVDWADITRWKLINSALGLPFDEPQETYSTSDHLFHDLGIDRGVKGRIKDPSPREPKKDDGRGGGRGRSGGDRGGRGGERSGGDRGGRGGEAKAQQSSGGEKSDGAQRPRRNRNRTRSRGGAPVAKTD; encoded by the coding sequence ATGCCCGAGATCGCCGACGCACTGAGTGACGTCGGCATCCAAGAAGCTTTCCCGATCCAGGAGATGACGCTCGGCGTCGCCCTCATGGGCACCGATCTTATCGGCCAGGCGCGCACCGGCACCGGCAAGACGCTGGCGTTCGGCATCCCCGTCATCCAGCGCACGGTCGCGCCGCACGACGCCGACTACGACCAGATCGTCGCCGGCAAGCCGCAGGCCCTGATCGTCGCCCCCACGCGTGAGCTCGCGATCCAGGTCGCCAGCGACATCGAGATCGCGTCCAAGAAGCGCGGCACCCGCAACCTGACGATCTACGGCGGCGTCCCCTACGAGTCGCAGCTCGACGCGCTCAAGGCGGGCGTCGACATCGTCGTCGGTACGCCCGGCCGTCTGCTCGACCTCGCCAACCGCGGTGCGCTCGACCTGTCGCACGTCAAGTCGCTCGTCCTCGACGAGGCCGACGAGATGCTCGACCTGGGCTTCCTGCCCGACGTCGAGTCGCTGCTGGCCAAGACGCCCGAGACCCGCCAGACGATGCTGTTCTCGGCCACCATGCCGGGTGCGATCGTCGGGCTGGCGCGCAAGCACATGCGCCACCCCATGAACATCCGCGCGGAGTCCGGCGAGGACACCCAGATGGTGCCCGCCACGGCCCAGTTCGTCTGGCAGGCGCACGAGATGGACAAGGCCGAGATCGTCGGCCGCATCCTGCAGGCCGACGACGTCGGCAAGGTGCTGGTCTTCACCCGCACCAAGCGCACCGCGCAGCGGGTCGCCGACGAGCTGATCGACCGCGGCTTCCCCGCGTCGCCGCTGCACGGCGACATGGCTCAGCCGGCCCGCGAGAAGGCGCTGACGCGCTTCCGCGAGGGCAAGATCAACATCCTCGTCGCGACCGACGTCGCCGCCCGTGGCATCGACGTCGCCGGCATCACGCACGTCATCAACTACAACTGCCCCGAGGACGACAAGACGTACGTCCACCGCATCGGCCGCACGGGTCGCGCCGGCGCCTCAGGCATCGCCGTGACGTTCGTCGACTGGGCCGACATCACGCGCTGGAAGCTCATCAACTCCGCCCTGGGCCTGCCGTTCGACGAGCCGCAGGAGACCTACTCGACGTCGGACCACTTGTTCCACGACCTCGGCATCGACCGTGGCGTCAAGGGTCGCATCAAGGACCCGTCGCCGCGTGAGCCCAAGAAGGACGACGGGCGCGGCGGCGGACGCGGTCGCAGCGGTGGAGACCGTGGCGGGCGTGGCGGCGAGCGCAGCGGCGGAGACCGCGGCGGACGCGGCGGCGAGGCCAAGGCTCAGCAGTCATCAGGCGGCGAGAAGAGCGACGGCGCCCAGCGTCCTCGTCGCAACCGCAACCGCACGCGTTCGCGCGGCGGTGCTCCCGTCGCCAAGACGGACTAG
- a CDS encoding L,D-transpeptidase, with product MSKHRASHRMVRRRGRVGVLGLAIGVTMAVGGAAVGILPQLKPDPAARDALASAPTAIETAKVDTVVIPTPAPKRRAAAASVTEVADVPKVPAGSGTGRRIVFDQSDQRVWLVDDGSKVARTYLVSGSRFDNLQPGSYTVQSKSRHAGAFDGSGSMEYFVRFATGYSEPIGFHSVPKDNSGKLEQTKAQLGTPLSAGCVRQWLPDAIALWDFAPVGTKVVVTA from the coding sequence GTGTCCAAGCACCGCGCCTCCCATCGCATGGTCCGCCGTCGCGGCCGCGTGGGTGTGCTCGGTCTCGCGATCGGCGTCACGATGGCCGTCGGCGGAGCTGCCGTCGGCATCCTGCCGCAGCTCAAGCCCGATCCTGCTGCCAGGGACGCGCTGGCCTCCGCGCCGACCGCGATCGAGACTGCGAAGGTCGACACCGTCGTGATCCCGACACCGGCGCCCAAGCGTCGTGCTGCGGCCGCCAGCGTCACCGAGGTCGCCGACGTGCCCAAGGTGCCGGCGGGCTCCGGCACGGGCCGGCGCATCGTGTTCGACCAGAGCGACCAGCGGGTCTGGCTCGTCGACGACGGCAGCAAGGTCGCGCGCACCTACCTCGTCTCGGGCAGTCGTTTCGACAACCTGCAGCCGGGGTCCTACACCGTGCAGTCCAAGTCGCGGCACGCCGGCGCGTTCGACGGCAGCGGCTCGATGGAGTACTTCGTACGCTTCGCCACCGGCTACAGCGAGCCGATCGGCTTCCACTCGGTGCCCAAGGACAACTCGGGCAAGCTCGAGCAGACCAAGGCGCAGCTCGGCACGCCGCTGTCGGCCGGGTGCGTACGCCAGTGGCTGCCCGACGCCATCGCGCTGTGGGACTTCGCGCCCGTGGGCACGAAGGTCGTCGTCACCGCGTAA